The sequence TATTTGGCCGCGGTAAAAGGAAAAACTGCTTTACTTATTGCTGCGACCTGTGAGATAGGAGCTATTGCCGCAGGTGCAAGTACCGCAAAGCAGTTGGCACTGGCACAGTATGGAATCAGTCTTGGAACTGCGTTCCAGATAGTTGATGATCTTCTGGACTATATGGGAGATGTCGCTAAAACCGGCAAAGTAATTGGAAATGATTTTCAGGAAGGAAAAATGACTCTTCCTGTTATTCTGACTATCGCTGAGGCGAATACAGAAGATAAGGCGAGCCTTCTATTTCTCTTGGAAAATACAAGTGCACGTCGGGATGGTTTTCCTGAGGCCTTCGAAATTATACAGAGATATGACGGGTTTGGAAGAAGCAGAAAAAGTGCTGAGTCAGTTGTTGCAAAGGCTGTAGCCGGGCTTGAAATATTCTCAGGAAAAAACGTCTCGCCAATCCTTACAATCTTTAAAGCATTGGCTCAATATGTGTTGACTAGAGAGAAATAATACTAAACTATTCATTGTATACTGTGAAGGGATCTCCCTAAACAAATATTTTGTATTGATTTGATTGAAGTGTGAATTATGAACAGAAATGTCAGGAAAAAAAGAAAACCGGTTGTTCGGGGTAAAAAGAAAAATAAAAAAAAATCATTACTAACCGTCAGAATATTTTCCTTTTTTATTCTTCTTGGTTTGCTGCTTTTTTCAATGGGAGCTGCAGGATATGTGATTTTTTTCAGAACTACTCTTGCGCATGGTTCACCCCTTGAGGAGTCGAATAGTAATATAGTTTTTGAGGAACCCTATCCGGCAATTCCGGTGTTTCCATCTGATGTTCCTCCGGTCCGTGATTCAACTCTGCCAATGGTTGCAATCATAATTGATGACATGGGCTATCATAAAGAGATTGGCGCCAGATTACTTGCTCTCCCCCTGAACCTCACGTTTTCATTTTTAGCTGCAGCCCCTTTCACGCCAGAACTGGAAGAAAAGGCGTTTCAGGCGGGACGAGTAATAATGTTGCACCAGCCCATGGAGCCAAAAAGCAAAGAGTGGGATCCCGGTTCCGGGGCGCTGTTTGTCGGGCAGAGTGACGAGGTACAAAAACAACTCTTTCAACAGAATCTCCAGGCTGTTCCTCATGCGGTTGGTGTAAATAACCATATGGGTTCATTATATACTGAAAACAGGGCGGCAATGGACAGTTTAATGGTAGCTGTGCGTGAGCAGGGCTTGTTTTTTGTGGACAGTTATACCACTGCTGATAGTCAGGGACTTAAGGCAGCAATAGCTGCTGGTGTACCCACTGCGAGAAGGCATATTTTCCTGGATAATGTACATTCGCAGGATAAGGTTTGTAAACAACTGAAAAAACTGGTGAAGAGTGCAGAGGATAATGGCTGGGCCATTGGGATCGGTCATCCGAATGAAGCGACTCTGGCTGCCCTGACGAATTGTCAGGACAGCCTGTTGAAACGTGTACATCTTGTGAGTGCTCAAGAGTTATTATTCAGGTTGAATCACCCTGAATAATCAAAATAACTGTTTTCCGGTCAAGTAGATTTTATTTCGAATCCCTAACGGTAAATTGGGTTACCATATCTTTTAGAATAGCGGCAATACTGGCAAGCTCTTTGGCACTTTCTTTTACAGTGTCACCAGTTTTAGAAAGTTCTCCTGTAAGCTCAGACATTTCCGTAATATCATGGGCAATTTCCACCGAGGCACTTGAACTCTGGGCGACATTTTCGTTCACCTCGCCAATACCCATTGCTGCCTGTTGGATGTTTTCCGCGATTTCGTTTGTGGTTGCAGTTTGTTCGGCAACAGATACAGTGATCCCAGCAACGATTTCATCTACCCGGCCAATTACTTCCGTAATTTGTCGAATCTCAGCAACGGTTTCATCGGTGGAGCCCTGCATTAATTCAATGGATGTCCTGATTTCACCGGTGGCTGCTGCTGTCTGTTTCGCAAGCTCTTTGATTTCATTGGCGACGACCGCAAATCCTTTACCGGCCTCTCCGGCCCGGGCTGCTTCTATGGTCGCATTTAGGGCTAGCAGGTTAGTCTGATCAGATATTTCTGTTATAACTCCAGTTACTTTTGAAATCTGGTTGGCAGCCTCTCCAAGGGCGTCGACCTTTATCGATGAGCTGTTTGCAAGCTTAACGGCATCTTCTGTAATACTCCTTGCTTCTTTAGTTTTTGCGTCTACCTCCGCAATGGACCTGGTGACTTCTTCTGAAGCAGTGGCAACAATATTTACATTTGTGGAGGCCTCTTCACTTGCAGCAGCAACTGAATTCATATTGCCACTCAACTGTTCAGTTGCAGCAGCCACAGAGCTTGCACGACTGCAAACGTTAGCACTGTTTGCCGACATGGATTGAGCAATATTATTCAATTCATCTGAAGTAGAAGAAAGGCCAAGAACTTCGGTGTTCATATTGCCAATCATGATGTTGAGTTTGTCTGCCATCTTGTTCAGTGCCGTGGCAAGGAGACCAAGTTCATCTTTCTGCTGGAACTCAAGACGTTTGGTAAGGTTCCCGGCAGCAAGAGATTCGGCAAGTCCAACTGATAGCTTAAGGGTTGTACTTATTTTCCTGGAAAGGAAAAAACTGAATAGAAAAGAGAGAAGAATTGAAAGAATTGTCAGTCCGATGATCATCTGGATTTTCGTTCCGATTCCCGCCTGCACTTCTTTGTTTCCAGTAATACTGGCAGTTGTTATCTCCTCTGAAATCTGTTGAAGTACTGCCTTGATTCCCTGTATGGATTCGCGGGATTTACTGTTATAGATTTCCATGGCCTCATCCTTGAAACCGTCATTTGAATCTACTGCCTCCTGAATTTCTCGGGCAGAATCGTGGAGATCTTTGTGAGGTCTTTCAAGCTGTTTGAGAAGAGGGGCGATACTGGGGAGTATAGTCTCGGCCTGTTTTCTTTCTTTTCCGTAGAGCCATTTACCGAGTTTGCAGGCACGATCATCCGTTGAGACACTTAATGTAGTGGCATTTTCGTCAAGAAGAAAGATAATGACCTTGTTCTGCCAGTTGATGTGATCAATTTCACGTGCCAGCATTATTTGTTCAAGGTTATTCAGGTAGCTATTATGATCGATTTTGGTTGAAAGGTCATTGAAACCTTTCCAACTCACGCTACTGATAATAATCAGCAAAAGGCCAGCAAAACCAAAACCGATAGAAAGTTTTTTTGCTATAGATAGATCATTCCAACTCATTACACCATCTCCTGTGGGATGTTTTTCTATTCAATATTTCGACAAACGAACACATAACAATGTCCTTCAATATTCTATGTTAAATGAACCATAGGGGAAAGGGATTTTTTCTCTATGACGAAAAAAGCTCGAAAAAAATTACAAGGGTAGGGAAGTGTACAAAGAAAAAGCATTGAGTGGGAGGGGATTCCCACTCAATGTTCGGGGAGATCGATTTTAGTGCTTAAATGAACGCTGTCCGGTGAACATCATGGCAACTTTGGGGTCAGCTTCGTTACAGGCAGTAATAACATCTGAATCACGCATTGACCCACCAGC comes from Desulfocapsa sulfexigens DSM 10523 and encodes:
- a CDS encoding divergent polysaccharide deacetylase family protein yields the protein MNRNVRKKRKPVVRGKKKNKKKSLLTVRIFSFFILLGLLLFSMGAAGYVIFFRTTLAHGSPLEESNSNIVFEEPYPAIPVFPSDVPPVRDSTLPMVAIIIDDMGYHKEIGARLLALPLNLTFSFLAAAPFTPELEEKAFQAGRVIMLHQPMEPKSKEWDPGSGALFVGQSDEVQKQLFQQNLQAVPHAVGVNNHMGSLYTENRAAMDSLMVAVREQGLFFVDSYTTADSQGLKAAIAAGVPTARRHIFLDNVHSQDKVCKQLKKLVKSAEDNGWAIGIGHPNEATLAALTNCQDSLLKRVHLVSAQELLFRLNHPE
- a CDS encoding methyl-accepting chemotaxis protein yields the protein MSWNDLSIAKKLSIGFGFAGLLLIIISSVSWKGFNDLSTKIDHNSYLNNLEQIMLAREIDHINWQNKVIIFLLDENATTLSVSTDDRACKLGKWLYGKERKQAETILPSIAPLLKQLERPHKDLHDSAREIQEAVDSNDGFKDEAMEIYNSKSRESIQGIKAVLQQISEEITTASITGNKEVQAGIGTKIQMIIGLTILSILLSFLFSFFLSRKISTTLKLSVGLAESLAAGNLTKRLEFQQKDELGLLATALNKMADKLNIMIGNMNTEVLGLSSTSDELNNIAQSMSANSANVCSRASSVAAATEQLSGNMNSVAAASEEASTNVNIVATASEEVTRSIAEVDAKTKEARSITEDAVKLANSSSIKVDALGEAANQISKVTGVITEISDQTNLLALNATIEAARAGEAGKGFAVVANEIKELAKQTAAATGEIRTSIELMQGSTDETVAEIRQITEVIGRVDEIVAGITVSVAEQTATTNEIAENIQQAAMGIGEVNENVAQSSSASVEIAHDITEMSELTGELSKTGDTVKESAKELASIAAILKDMVTQFTVRDSK